In a single window of the Botrytis cinerea B05.10 chromosome 10, complete sequence genome:
- the Bcplc2 gene encoding Bcplc2 yields the protein MTSFFRKKLRRITTMPLLTPSGKQFSLHKLVAMSTMMTPGHGVHLQPLNNTTAGDPPRQVYLSHEIQEYLRKLFDELRGSESCLSRERFEKWLADVQGHTVNLNKDTYKVEEFLESLYYSHSLEVLKRIPELDQSKPITNYYISSSHNTYLEGNQLLSRSSTEAYKTALTQNCRCIEIDVHNGEIPEKDDKSIFSHKADHKRQPSGTGSTLSSRAAAAILTMEEKMESAKEKLESAKQKISGSSSGDKLRVLDEDENGGRPASIRSSMLGEPLVLHGWTLTAPVGFRAVCKTIRENAFTTSPLPIIVSLEVHADHEQQEVMVDIMKEEWEGLLLDSPFETCNPEERVPRLDELLNKILVKVKKAPELKDAPDAPNETTNGQLTDGLSPASTGTLEKKASSNTLVPVISRKDADSGQSGSEDDRGSSKKKAKICESLSKLGIYTHSEHFVSFDVRAATKPSHIFSVGEKVINELHEQKREQMFQHNRNFFMRAFPAGSRFDSSNLDPSVCWRKGIQMVALNWQTLDEGMMLNEGMFAGSQGWLLKPPGYRSEDEKSDIWANIPYKTLDLKITIFAGQQIPYPEGETEKGFHPYVKCELHVESQEELNGQPIGNDVKAKEGEHKLKTAYKSGSKPDFEGETLHFEGIRNVVEELSFVRFKIEDANYSKDELAAWACIRLDRLQQGYRLIPLKDIKGNSTEGLLLVKIEKILS from the exons ATGACTTCTTTTTTCAGAAAGAAGCTTCGGAG AATAACTACCATGCCTCTCCTCACTCCCTCCGGTAAACAGTTCTCTCTTCACAAACTCGTAGCTATGTCGACGATGATGACGCCTGGTCATGGAGTCCATCTTCAACCTCTCAACAATACCACCGCAGGAGATCCTCCACGTCAGGTTTATCTCTCACATGAAATTCAGGAATATTTGCGAAAACTTTTCGACGAATTACGAGGCTCCGAATCATGTCTATCAAGGGAACGCTTCGAGAAATGGCTGGCAGACGTTCAAGGCCACACAGTCAACCTCAATAAAGATACATACAAAGTCGAAGAATTTCTCGAGTCATTATACTACAGTCATTCACTAGAGGTGTTGAAGCGCATACCGGAATTGGATCAGTCAAAACCAATCAccaattattatatcagTAGTAGTCACAATACATATCTAGAAGGAAATCAGTTATTGTCGAGGAGTTCGACTGAAGCATATAAAACA GCTCTCACTCAAAATTGTCGATGTATTGAAATAGATGTACACAATGGAGAAATACCAGAGAAAGACGACAAATCCATATTTTCCCATAAAGCCGATCATAAACGACAACCTTCAGGAACGGGAAGTACACTTTCCAGTAGAGCTGCGGCAGCTATATTGACgatggaagagaagatggaaagcgCCAAAGAAAAATTAGAGAGTGCTAAACAAAAGATTTCAGGGTCAAGTTCGGGAGATAAACTTAGGGTcttggatgaggatgagaatggtgGACGACCGGCCTCGATACGATCATCGATGCTTGGAGAGCCCTTGGTTCTACATGGTTGGACATTGACAGCGCCAGTCGGATTCCGAGCTGTCTGCAAAACAATTCGGGAAAATGCTTTTACGACAAGTCCACTTCCAATTATAGTCAGTCTGGAAGTTCATGCCGATCATGAACAACAGGAAGTCATGGTTGATATCATGAAGGAGGAATGGGAAGGTCTCTTACTCGATTCTCCATTCGAAACATGCAATCCGGAGGAAAGGGTTCCAAGGCTCGACGAACTTCTCAACAAAATTTTGGTCAAGGTCAAGAAAGCGCCGGAATTGAAGGATGCACCAGATGCCCCGAACGAAACTACAAACGGTCAACTTACAGATGGGCTTTCACCCGCAAGCACGGGTACTTTAGAAAAGAAGGCATCATCCAACACATTAGTACCGGTGATTTCGAGGAAAGATGCAGACTCTGGGCAATCAGGTTCCGAAGATGATCGAGGAAGTTCGAAGAAAAAGGCAAAGATCTGTGAAAGTCTCAGTAAACTCGGAATTTATACTCACAGCGAACATTTTGTGTCATTTGATGTAAGAGCGGCCACCAAACCCTCTCACATATTCTCCGTCGGCGAAAAAGTGATCAACGAACTTCATGAACAAAAACGGGAACAGATGTTCCAACATAATCGTAATTTTTTCATGAGAGCGTTCCCAGCTGGCTCACGATTTGACTCATCTAATCTCGACCCTTCCGTCTGCTGGCGTAAAGGTATTCAAATGGTTGCTTTGAATTGGCAAACATTGGATGAAGGTATGATGTTGAACGAGGGCATGTTTGCCGGGTCCCAAGGATGGCTACTTAAGCCTCCGGGCTATCGCAGTGAGGATGAAAAATCCGATATATGGGCAAATATACCCTACAAGACCCTGGATTTGAAAATCACCATATTTGCTGGCCAACAAATTCCTTATCCTGAGGGTGAGACGGAAAAGGGCTTCCATCCATACGTCAAATGCGAGCTGCACGTTGAGAGTCAAGAAGAGCTCAACGGGCAGCCAATCGGAAATGATGTCAAAGCAAAAGAGGGCGAACATAAACTCAAGACTGCCTATAAATCGGGAAGTAAACCCGATTTCGAAGGCGAAACCCTTCATTTTGAAGGTATTCGGAACGTGGTGGAGGAGTTAAGCTTTGTCAG atttaaaattgaaGACGCGAATTACTCCAAAGATGAGCTAGCAGCCTGGGCGTGCATAAGACTAGATCGTCTTCAACAGGGTTATCGACTGATTCCACTGAAAGATATCAAGGGGAATTCAACGGAAGGACTTTTGTTGGttaagattgaaaaaattcTTTCGTGA